Proteins from one Telopea speciosissima isolate NSW1024214 ecotype Mountain lineage chromosome 1, Tspe_v1, whole genome shotgun sequence genomic window:
- the LOC122658403 gene encoding FCS-Like Zinc finger 3-like, with translation MEGTARRPTFIEEDDGLASLADMEAGFSGNHHHLPVLMKSSCLSGSIRRGSYRVLSSPASRSPRFYENRFEEHHQPHFLEACYLCRKPLGGNRDIFMYRGDIPFCSEECRQEQIEMDEAKEKNWSLSASMKAVRKDQKKSSSTPNKAQNYPIRTSTVAAA, from the exons ATGGAGGGCACCGCAAGAAGACCCACTTTCATTGAGGAAGACGATGGTCTGGCTTCTCTTGCGGATATGGAAGCTGGGTTCTCAGggaatcatcatcatctaccGGTGCTAATGAAATCGTCTTGCCTCAGTGGTTCGATTAGAAGGGGTAGTTACAGAGTTCTTTCATCTCCTGCATCTAGATCTCCGAGATTCTATGAGAATAGATTCGAGGAGCATCATCAGCCTCATTTCCTTGAAGCCTGTTACCTATGCAGGAAACCTCTGGGTGGTAACAGAGACATATTCATGTACAG AGGGGACATACCATTCTGTAGCGAAGAGTGCAGACAAGAGCAGATAGAGATGGATGAAGCTAAGGAGAAGAACTGGAGTCTCTCAGCTTCTATGAAGGCTGTGAGGAAGGACCAGAAGAAATCTTCTTCTACTCCAAACAAAGCCCAGAATTACCCTATAAGGACAAGCACCGTTGCTGCTGCTTGA